One Terriglobales bacterium DNA segment encodes these proteins:
- a CDS encoding carboxypeptidase regulatory-like domain-containing protein: MMLQSFSRKKSQLVGTVLLLAALVFTMSSGLYGQATATITGRVTDPNGAVVPKAAVVVESSELAVTRTAETNAEGRFNVPNLQVGIYSLKVNAPGFAPYEQTNIKLDVGSIFNREVSLTVGSKSESVTVSGEIYQTLNTETANVETLISGTQVRDLALNGRNWAQLINLAPGTAALTQDSQQGTNVRIDDTAINGTRRRFAPTIDGVSNVDHGSVGTQVNNISIDAIAEFKLVSTPYSAEFGGQAGPAINVVTKRGTTKFHGTLFEFFRHDALNAYSWESKRVSGTPEKAHLRFNNFGGFVGGPVYKNKLFFFAGVEWKIPKTGRSLNEQVPTLAMRQGNFSAFLPTNSGPITSCTQTLSAADKGKFILCDKSASTTGTPFPNNIIPANKISPNGLAILNLFPQPNSGTATYIASPVTDRTVRQDLARLDWTVSDKISLFGRWTRDNFDSDNPLGSSFDNQNLPIAPDKHQRIGNTAMGSYTHILSNTLLNELTFAWQRNDQTIEYQDLNQIDRTARGINFTEIFPENRLNKIPEVSIQGYSTISGNGLPYDIQAQSWEIRDNLTKSIGAHTMKFGMLYLRSFKQENTRVRDGGTITFSSGSDSSFRPQDSGNAVANLLLGAYQRYQEYSNTTNVPSHYNQWEFYINDQWRVNPRLSLTLGLRYQYIPWPVAEDARIIGFDPSRFDANKAPLGTNISSGTINLIADPTGTHTRAEGYYDPYNGIVLPGCDNNFGDPNLTRLLDCRPSGLATSGNRGIAPRFGFAIDPFGNGKTSIRGGAGIYYDRTLLNPIRDAGANPPFTYQPNITNGRQYTTPSSVVPTFNNPLDTVGAGGTGKPLIQTLNVFAGEMKPGAIYAYSFGIQRELPWSSMFEISYVGNQGRFLTHRRDINYVLAEKALQLKADGTYLNPNTDTVRQYLGYQAIQQQENNGVSNYNGLQTNYVKRTTRGLSLSVAYTWSKTLNNFDTETSNLRAPFDPSYDRSYADFDRRHVIAMSYVYELPFMKNQRGVSGKFLGGWQLSGTTTIQSGRHFSLSGGTRASTAPSIGFGGNTDQIANWRDLPALSSENLWINPAAFTGRRGFIAAIPRNVIEMPMSQFWNMSLMKWTNVTERVKFQFRAEAFNIFNRPNFRTVQTNFSSSNFGQLTETEDPRVLQFALKLSF, encoded by the coding sequence ATGATGCTACAGAGTTTCTCAAGGAAGAAGTCTCAGTTAGTAGGAACCGTTTTGTTATTGGCTGCTCTCGTTTTCACGATGAGTTCAGGGCTGTACGGCCAGGCAACTGCCACCATCACTGGTCGTGTTACCGACCCGAACGGGGCCGTAGTCCCCAAAGCCGCCGTCGTGGTGGAAAGCTCAGAACTAGCCGTAACCAGAACCGCCGAAACCAACGCAGAGGGACGGTTCAACGTCCCTAACCTCCAGGTCGGAATCTACTCTCTCAAGGTTAACGCTCCCGGCTTCGCGCCGTATGAACAGACAAACATCAAGCTCGATGTAGGCAGCATCTTCAATCGCGAGGTCTCGCTCACTGTCGGCTCGAAGAGCGAATCCGTCACCGTTAGCGGAGAGATATATCAGACGCTCAACACCGAGACCGCGAACGTCGAGACCCTCATCTCCGGAACCCAGGTTCGCGACCTTGCGCTTAATGGACGGAATTGGGCTCAGTTAATTAACCTTGCGCCGGGCACCGCGGCTCTCACCCAGGATTCGCAGCAGGGAACCAACGTCCGCATCGACGATACGGCTATCAACGGCACACGTCGTCGCTTTGCTCCCACAATCGACGGCGTCAGCAACGTCGATCATGGATCCGTCGGAACGCAGGTGAACAACATCAGTATCGACGCGATTGCCGAGTTCAAGCTCGTCAGCACTCCTTACAGCGCCGAGTTCGGCGGACAGGCCGGGCCCGCCATCAATGTCGTTACCAAGCGCGGAACGACTAAGTTTCACGGAACGCTGTTTGAATTTTTCCGTCACGACGCACTGAACGCCTATTCATGGGAAAGCAAGCGCGTCAGCGGCACGCCGGAAAAGGCTCATCTGCGGTTCAACAACTTCGGCGGATTTGTCGGCGGCCCGGTGTATAAAAACAAGCTGTTCTTTTTCGCCGGCGTCGAATGGAAGATCCCGAAAACCGGCCGTTCGCTGAACGAGCAGGTTCCCACGCTGGCAATGCGACAAGGTAACTTTAGCGCCTTCCTGCCCACCAACTCCGGCCCAATCACCTCATGTACACAAACGCTTTCAGCCGCCGATAAAGGCAAGTTCATCCTGTGCGACAAGAGCGCCTCCACCACCGGGACGCCGTTCCCCAACAACATCATCCCGGCGAACAAGATTTCGCCGAACGGCCTAGCGATCCTGAATCTGTTCCCGCAGCCGAACTCGGGCACCGCTACGTATATCGCGTCTCCGGTCACGGATCGCACGGTACGTCAGGACTTGGCGCGCCTTGACTGGACGGTTTCCGACAAGATCAGCCTCTTTGGACGTTGGACACGCGACAACTTCGACTCCGACAATCCGCTCGGGTCCAGCTTCGATAACCAGAATCTGCCTATCGCTCCCGATAAGCACCAGCGCATCGGAAACACCGCCATGGGCAGCTACACTCATATTCTTTCGAACACACTGCTCAATGAGTTGACATTTGCCTGGCAGCGCAACGATCAGACGATTGAATACCAGGACCTGAATCAGATCGACCGCACGGCTCGCGGAATCAACTTCACGGAGATTTTCCCGGAGAACCGGCTCAATAAGATTCCCGAAGTCAGCATTCAGGGCTACAGCACCATCAGCGGCAACGGACTGCCGTATGACATTCAGGCGCAAAGCTGGGAGATTCGCGATAACCTCACCAAGTCCATCGGCGCACACACCATGAAGTTCGGTATGCTTTACCTCCGCAGCTTCAAGCAGGAAAACACGCGCGTGCGCGACGGCGGCACCATCACCTTCAGCAGCGGAAGCGACTCTTCTTTCCGCCCGCAGGACAGCGGCAACGCCGTTGCGAACCTGTTGCTGGGCGCCTACCAGCGTTACCAGGAATACTCCAACACAACCAACGTGCCCTCGCACTACAACCAGTGGGAGTTCTACATCAACGACCAGTGGCGTGTGAATCCGAGGTTATCCTTGACTCTCGGTCTGCGCTATCAGTACATACCGTGGCCGGTTGCTGAAGATGCTCGCATTATCGGCTTCGACCCAAGCCGGTTCGACGCCAACAAGGCTCCGCTTGGGACGAACATCTCCAGTGGCACCATCAACCTGATTGCCGATCCAACCGGTACTCACACTCGCGCTGAGGGATACTACGATCCATATAACGGAATCGTTCTGCCGGGCTGTGACAACAACTTTGGCGATCCGAATCTCACTCGTTTGCTCGATTGCCGTCCCAGCGGACTAGCTACGAGTGGCAATCGAGGTATCGCGCCGCGCTTCGGCTTTGCCATTGATCCTTTCGGTAACGGAAAGACTTCCATACGTGGCGGAGCCGGTATCTACTACGATCGCACCTTGCTGAACCCGATTCGCGATGCGGGTGCCAATCCGCCGTTCACGTATCAGCCGAATATCACCAATGGCCGTCAGTACACCACTCCGTCCTCGGTGGTTCCGACTTTCAACAATCCACTCGATACGGTTGGCGCTGGCGGTACCGGCAAGCCCCTCATTCAGACCCTCAATGTCTTTGCGGGCGAAATGAAGCCGGGAGCCATCTACGCCTACAGCTTCGGCATTCAGCGAGAACTGCCGTGGTCGTCGATGTTCGAGATAAGCTACGTCGGCAACCAGGGACGATTCCTCACACATCGTCGCGATATCAACTATGTTCTGGCCGAAAAGGCGCTTCAGTTGAAGGCGGACGGCACGTACCTGAACCCGAACACCGACACTGTTCGTCAGTACCTCGGCTATCAGGCCATCCAACAGCAGGAGAACAATGGCGTCTCCAATTACAACGGTCTGCAGACAAACTACGTCAAGCGCACCACGCGGGGTCTGTCGCTCAGCGTTGCCTATACCTGGAGCAAAACCCTCAACAACTTCGACACCGAAACCTCCAACCTCCGCGCACCCTTCGACCCCTCATACGATCGCAGCTACGCCGATTTCGATCGCCGGCACGTGATCGCCATGAGCTACGTGTATGAGCTTCCGTTCATGAAGAACCAGCGCGGTGTAAGCGGTAAGTTCCTTGGCGGATGGCAGCTTTCAGGTACTACTACCATCCAGTCTGGCCGCCACTTTAGCCTTTCCGGCGGAACCCGCGCGAGCACTGCTCCCAGTATCGGCTTCGGTGGCAACACCGATCAAATTGCCAACTGGCGTGATTTGCCGGCACTCTCGAGCGAAAACCTCTGGATCAACCCGGCGGCCTTTACCGGACGTCGTGGCTTCATTGCAGCTATTCCACGGAACGTTATCGAAATGCCGATGTCACAGTTCTGGAACATGTCGCTGATGAAGTGGACAAACGTCACCGAGCGGGTGAAGTTCCAGTTCCGCGCTGAGGCGTTCAACATCTTCAACCGACCGAACTTCCGTACGGTGCAGACCAACTTCAGTTCCTCGAATTTTGGTCAGTTAACGGAGACGGAAGATCCGCGTGTACTGCAGTTCGCTCTGAAACTGTCGTTCTAG
- the kynU gene encoding kynureninase: protein MASASIDTSLEYAETLDSRDSLASFRQRFHIPKKTDGSDCVYLCGHSLGLQPKSVRQYLEQELKDWAELGVEAHFHGKNPWMPYHRYLTEQTAHVVGANPSEVVVMNSLTVNLHLMMVSFYRPTKLRHKIVIEASAFPSDQYAVKSQVSFHGFDPATSLVELKPRDGEATIRDADILSLIERDGDSIALIMLGGVNYSSGQAFDMEGITKAGHEKGCVVAFDLAHAAGNLLLRLHDWHVDFAVWCNYKYLNGGPGCIAGCFVHERHARNFDLPRFAGWWGHNEETRFRMGPDFEPMLGADGWQLSNPSILSMAALRASMDIFAEARMDRLRQKSVALTGYAEALLDQHKSPKFTIITPRDPDRRGAQLSLRIPQNGHAICDRLIAEGILCDWREPDIIRIAPVPLYNSFTDVHKFVQHFISALQK from the coding sequence ATTCCCAAAAAGACGGATGGCTCCGATTGCGTTTACCTGTGCGGACACTCGCTTGGTCTTCAGCCAAAGAGCGTGCGCCAGTATCTGGAGCAGGAGTTGAAGGACTGGGCTGAGCTCGGAGTAGAGGCCCACTTCCACGGAAAAAATCCGTGGATGCCATATCACCGCTATCTGACCGAACAAACGGCTCACGTCGTTGGTGCGAACCCATCCGAAGTGGTGGTTATGAATTCGTTGACGGTAAACCTGCACCTGATGATGGTTTCGTTCTACCGTCCGACAAAACTGCGCCACAAGATCGTCATCGAGGCGAGCGCATTTCCTTCCGACCAGTATGCGGTCAAATCGCAGGTCAGCTTTCACGGATTCGACCCAGCGACATCACTCGTCGAACTCAAGCCTCGCGACGGGGAAGCCACCATTCGCGACGCCGACATCCTGTCGCTGATCGAACGCGATGGTGATTCGATTGCTCTGATCATGCTCGGTGGCGTGAACTACTCCAGTGGTCAAGCGTTCGACATGGAGGGCATCACCAAGGCCGGCCATGAAAAAGGTTGTGTGGTTGCTTTCGACTTGGCACACGCTGCGGGAAATCTCCTCCTGCGGTTGCACGACTGGCATGTCGACTTCGCTGTGTGGTGCAACTACAAGTACCTGAACGGCGGACCAGGCTGCATCGCCGGATGCTTCGTCCATGAACGGCACGCCCGCAATTTCGACCTGCCACGCTTCGCAGGTTGGTGGGGCCACAACGAGGAAACCCGCTTTCGCATGGGGCCCGACTTCGAGCCGATGCTCGGCGCCGACGGATGGCAACTGAGCAATCCGTCGATTCTTTCGATGGCTGCGCTTCGCGCCTCGATGGACATCTTCGCAGAAGCTCGCATGGACCGCTTGCGTCAGAAAAGCGTCGCGCTCACCGGGTACGCAGAGGCCTTACTCGACCAGCACAAGTCTCCCAAGTTCACGATCATCACGCCTCGTGACCCCGATCGGCGTGGAGCGCAACTCTCGCTGCGAATCCCGCAGAACGGCCACGCCATCTGCGACCGTCTCATCGCCGAAGGTATCCTCTGCGACTGGCGCGAGCCCGACATCATCCGCATCGCACCTGTTCCGCTTTACAACTCATTCACGGACGTTCACAAATTCGTGCAGCACTTCATCTCCGCACTACAAAAGTAA
- a CDS encoding cation:proton antiporter, with translation MNEQEIAGLTLVLVLILGLAHLLGHLFTRLRQPRVIGEILAGLLLGPSILGFVFPQGFAWLYHTHSAAGPKYAAVIGFLYNWGLLLHMFLSGAKVRQLFTREERREVGWLVSVGTLLPFLVALSVAPFLDLSSIAGPKANTISLVIVLAIGVAVTSIPVIARIFADLQILHTRFARLVLGVAVLEDIALWAALAVATALAGASILNPGSIALHLFTTAAFFLLGLTLLPRAVKKLNKQRWNVLAQQTPVAYVIGVLLAYCAVAGVLGVSLVFAAFLAGFAVIHKKRQLFAEPMAVVDKIGFSVFVPIYFAIVGYRLDLSKSFSLWLLVVFVVASCVMKLASVSLGARLAGFRGLDMVNLAVATNARGGPGIVLASVAFDAGVINPVFYTTLVLAAVLTSQAAGFWLEYVIRKGWPLLTPKEGAPCESATEPGHAAA, from the coding sequence TTGAACGAGCAGGAAATCGCTGGCCTTACGTTAGTCCTGGTTCTGATTCTTGGACTGGCCCACCTTCTCGGGCATTTGTTCACGCGGTTGCGCCAGCCGCGAGTCATAGGCGAAATTCTGGCCGGCTTGCTGCTTGGCCCGTCGATTCTCGGATTTGTCTTTCCCCAAGGGTTTGCCTGGCTTTATCACACTCATTCGGCTGCTGGGCCGAAATACGCGGCTGTCATCGGCTTCCTCTATAACTGGGGTTTGTTGCTGCACATGTTCTTGTCGGGTGCGAAGGTGCGGCAGTTGTTCACGCGCGAGGAGCGCCGTGAAGTCGGCTGGCTTGTGAGCGTGGGGACGTTGCTGCCTTTCCTTGTGGCGCTCTCGGTTGCTCCGTTCCTCGACCTGAGCAGCATCGCCGGGCCGAAGGCGAATACGATCTCGCTTGTGATCGTACTGGCGATCGGCGTGGCGGTAACTTCGATTCCGGTTATTGCTCGAATCTTCGCGGACCTCCAGATTCTGCACACTCGCTTCGCACGGCTTGTACTCGGCGTTGCCGTGCTGGAGGACATCGCGCTGTGGGCGGCGCTCGCGGTGGCGACTGCGCTGGCGGGCGCTTCCATCCTGAATCCGGGGAGCATTGCGCTTCACCTGTTTACGACCGCCGCGTTCTTCCTGCTGGGGCTCACGTTGTTGCCTCGAGCGGTGAAGAAGCTGAACAAACAGCGCTGGAACGTGCTCGCACAGCAGACGCCGGTTGCCTACGTAATCGGCGTGCTTCTGGCGTATTGTGCAGTGGCTGGAGTACTTGGCGTTAGCCTGGTCTTTGCCGCCTTTCTGGCGGGATTTGCGGTCATCCACAAGAAACGTCAGCTCTTTGCGGAACCGATGGCCGTGGTCGATAAGATCGGCTTTTCCGTTTTTGTGCCGATTTACTTTGCCATCGTCGGCTACCGCCTCGATCTGTCGAAGTCGTTCTCGCTCTGGCTGCTGGTGGTGTTCGTGGTTGCTAGCTGCGTCATGAAGCTGGCGTCGGTATCGTTGGGCGCGAGGCTGGCGGGGTTCCGTGGACTCGACATGGTCAACCTTGCGGTGGCGACGAATGCGCGAGGGGGGCCGGGGATCGTGCTGGCGAGCGTGGCCTTCGATGCCGGCGTCATTAATCCTGTCTTCTACACAACGCTGGTGCTGGCGGCGGTGCTTACGTCGCAGGCGGCGGGGTTCTGGCTCGAGTACGTCATTCGAAAGGGGTGGCCATTGCTCACTCCCAAAGAAGGCGCGCCATGTGAATCGGCTACCGAGCCCGGCCACGCTGCGGCTTAA
- a CDS encoding SDR family oxidoreductase yields MNNMDLRGKVALVNGGARDIGRCTSVRLAQCGAKVVFSYPPFEDPKFAEETVQQIQANGGTAFAVPCDVMKPADIEAFVIKARESVGPAIDILVNVAGGLVARKGVAEMDEAFWDFVIDLNLKSTFLMTKAVLPFMPDGAAIVNFASQAGRDGGGPGSLAYATAKGGIMTFTRGLAKELGMRKIRVNAVCPGMINTTFHNTFTKPEVRVKVAAATPLGREGDPCEVANLVAYLVSPESSFLNGTNIDVNGGLFFS; encoded by the coding sequence ATGAACAACATGGACCTGCGAGGAAAAGTTGCATTGGTAAACGGCGGCGCGCGAGACATCGGACGTTGCACCAGCGTTCGCCTCGCTCAATGCGGAGCCAAGGTCGTCTTTTCCTACCCACCCTTTGAGGACCCGAAGTTCGCGGAAGAAACCGTCCAGCAGATACAGGCGAACGGTGGAACCGCTTTCGCCGTCCCGTGCGACGTTATGAAGCCTGCGGACATCGAGGCGTTTGTCATTAAGGCGCGAGAATCCGTTGGGCCTGCCATCGACATTCTCGTCAACGTCGCCGGCGGATTGGTCGCCCGCAAAGGCGTCGCTGAGATGGATGAGGCTTTCTGGGATTTCGTCATCGATCTGAATCTCAAGAGTACTTTCCTGATGACAAAGGCAGTCCTTCCGTTCATGCCCGACGGCGCTGCCATCGTCAACTTCGCTTCGCAGGCGGGACGCGACGGCGGCGGCCCGGGATCACTCGCGTATGCCACGGCGAAGGGCGGAATTATGACCTTCACCCGCGGCCTCGCCAAGGAACTCGGCATGCGCAAGATCCGCGTCAACGCCGTCTGTCCAGGCATGATCAACACCACTTTCCACAACACATTCACCAAGCCGGAAGTGCGCGTAAAAGTTGCCGCTGCAACTCCGCTTGGACGTGAAGGGGATCCCTGCGAGGTTGCCAATCTGGTCGCGTATCTCGTCTCCCCGGAATCCTCTTTCCTCAATGGGACGAACATCGACGTAAACGGGGGCCTGTTTTTCTCCTAG
- a CDS encoding aminoacyl-histidine dipeptidase — MTTVLADLQPKELWKHFEAITKIPRASTKEAAMREYVLGVAKRLGLETESDKVGNIVIRKPARPGREKAVPTLLQGHLDMVCEKNEGTAHNFDTDPIEVTRDGDWLKAKGTTLGADNGIGVAASLAVMESNDIAHGPLEFVFTIDEETGLTGAAEFPPGMLRSKYFLNLDNEETGTLCIGCSGGLNTTAKRKVTFVAPKGNAAFRIKVSGLKGGHSGVDIHQGRGNALRILGRALQATLEAVPVEIAELKGGSARNVIPREASAIVVVDGAKEVDLKKVLATVESEQQTDLGGFDPGLKISVEPIERPAKVLDATDAKATVDLLVTIPHGVLAMSPDIAGLVQTSTNLAVIATKDDSVEISTSQRSAIRSSILAAGKMVATACRLAGFEAESGGGYPGWKPEPQSDIVVKHQQVAKDVFGKEMKLIAMHAGLECGVIGEKYPGMQMISFGPTIVDPHSPNERVQISTVESFWKYLKAVLEKL, encoded by the coding sequence ATGACAACTGTTCTTGCAGACCTGCAACCGAAAGAGCTTTGGAAGCACTTTGAGGCCATCACGAAAATTCCTCGCGCCTCGACGAAGGAAGCCGCCATGCGCGAGTACGTCCTCGGCGTCGCGAAGCGCCTCGGGCTTGAGACCGAATCCGACAAAGTCGGCAATATCGTTATCCGCAAGCCCGCTCGCCCCGGGCGTGAGAAGGCAGTTCCTACGCTGCTGCAGGGTCATCTCGATATGGTCTGTGAAAAGAATGAGGGCACAGCGCACAACTTCGATACCGACCCGATCGAAGTCACCCGCGACGGTGACTGGCTGAAAGCCAAGGGCACGACGCTCGGTGCCGACAATGGCATCGGCGTGGCCGCGTCGCTGGCTGTGATGGAAAGCAACGACATCGCTCATGGTCCGCTCGAGTTTGTTTTCACCATCGACGAAGAGACCGGTCTGACCGGCGCGGCGGAATTTCCTCCGGGAATGCTTCGCTCGAAGTACTTCCTCAATCTCGACAACGAAGAAACCGGAACGCTGTGCATTGGATGTTCCGGTGGTTTGAACACCACGGCAAAACGGAAGGTGACGTTCGTTGCTCCCAAGGGCAATGCCGCTTTTCGGATCAAGGTTTCCGGACTGAAGGGCGGACATTCCGGAGTCGACATTCATCAAGGCCGCGGTAATGCACTGCGCATTCTCGGTCGCGCCTTGCAAGCCACGCTCGAAGCCGTTCCGGTTGAGATCGCCGAGCTAAAAGGCGGAAGCGCTCGCAACGTGATCCCGCGTGAGGCCTCGGCCATCGTTGTGGTTGATGGTGCCAAAGAAGTCGATCTGAAGAAGGTGCTTGCGACGGTAGAGAGCGAACAACAAACCGATCTCGGCGGATTCGATCCGGGATTGAAGATCTCCGTCGAGCCTATCGAGCGTCCGGCAAAAGTGCTCGACGCCACAGACGCCAAAGCAACCGTCGATCTGTTGGTGACGATTCCGCACGGTGTCCTAGCAATGAGTCCTGACATAGCGGGCCTAGTGCAGACTTCGACCAACTTGGCTGTGATCGCGACCAAAGACGACTCGGTTGAGATCTCAACTAGTCAGCGAAGCGCCATTCGCAGCAGCATCCTTGCTGCCGGGAAGATGGTAGCGACCGCCTGTCGCCTCGCCGGATTCGAAGCCGAGAGCGGCGGAGGGTATCCCGGATGGAAACCGGAACCGCAGAGCGACATTGTCGTGAAACATCAGCAGGTTGCGAAAGATGTCTTCGGCAAAGAGATGAAACTGATCGCAATGCATGCCGGATTGGAATGCGGCGTCATCGGCGAAAAGTATCCCGGAATGCAGATGATTTCCTTCGGCCCGACGATCGTGGATCCGCACAGCCCGAACGAGCGGGTACAGATCTCGACGGTTGAGAGCTTTTGGAAGTACCTGAAGGCAGTCTTGGAAAAGCTGTAA
- a CDS encoding DUF4962 domain-containing protein, whose translation MRLTLRFAASLILLITFATAQDAHEALGPKDSASTRKTPHPLSALMTSLKSQIKPELRGKHPRVYFTDSELQQLREASRTTHRQMWQEVLNDVRATKSTPPPPPAEERRAQNTVGLAIAEAAFVYRIEGDKKYLDAAKKWMDAAVSYDVWGYRFNKPNVDLAAGHLLYGMGIGYDLLYSDLTPAERTRYRDKIARQAQLLADYYRPKPGRTFSYSQNHVFIPISGLAVAAYAVYDEVPEAKQWAALSRAIYDRVLATYSPDGYYYEGFEYWVFSTPWIIHYLDAHKHATGEDLYEHPGLKQAHLYLAHVILPGGETIFDFGDVYEGPITRARQGDEYARANPGWKLHTNYNLLYRLAQRYQNPDAQGVALWMREQQQVNFENWWSLPWFDAKLRPSPIQSLTPWHYFPDHEVVFWRSDWTSGATAFAFKCGPPEGHHTAEILKKFPDWHLSAGHSHPDANSFIIWANGAYLTGDSGYSGVPKTEQHNTVLVDKKGQGLEGEGHDPWRGMPYEELNKVRFLDLQLAPTFAHISGEAAGAYDGSFGVQSFNRNFLFIAPGSFYVWDAIKTSAPRTVTSLIHSDSTVKNSGKNMFELQNGTATLLLQLRYPQNASIQTEPNLVMAPGRPGSVDKGELQKRGERLAISTTQPSTETQFFVSFQVPESAKESTGK comes from the coding sequence ATGAGACTGACTTTGAGGTTTGCAGCGAGCCTAATACTTCTTATTACTTTTGCAACTGCGCAGGATGCGCATGAAGCTCTAGGGCCAAAAGATAGCGCCTCGACCCGCAAGACACCCCATCCGCTCTCGGCGCTGATGACCAGTCTTAAGTCGCAGATCAAGCCGGAATTACGTGGGAAACATCCCCGCGTTTACTTCACCGACTCGGAATTGCAGCAACTCCGCGAAGCCTCGCGCACCACTCACCGGCAGATGTGGCAGGAAGTTCTCAATGATGTTCGCGCGACGAAGTCCACACCTCCTCCGCCTCCCGCGGAAGAACGACGAGCCCAGAACACCGTCGGACTCGCCATCGCCGAAGCCGCCTTTGTTTACCGTATCGAAGGCGATAAGAAGTATCTCGACGCGGCAAAGAAGTGGATGGATGCTGCCGTCAGCTACGACGTCTGGGGATACCGCTTCAACAAGCCCAACGTTGATCTCGCTGCTGGGCACCTTCTTTATGGGATGGGCATAGGCTACGACCTGCTATACAGCGACCTCACGCCCGCCGAGCGCACTCGTTACCGCGACAAGATCGCCCGGCAGGCGCAGCTCCTGGCAGACTACTATCGTCCAAAGCCTGGACGCACTTTTTCGTATTCGCAGAACCATGTATTCATCCCTATATCCGGACTCGCCGTTGCCGCCTACGCGGTATACGACGAAGTACCCGAAGCCAAGCAGTGGGCTGCTCTTTCGCGTGCCATCTACGACCGCGTTCTTGCCACCTACTCGCCAGACGGGTACTACTATGAGGGCTTCGAGTACTGGGTGTTTTCAACTCCTTGGATCATCCACTACCTCGATGCTCACAAGCACGCCACCGGAGAGGATCTCTACGAACATCCCGGCCTGAAGCAGGCGCACCTTTATCTCGCTCACGTAATCCTTCCCGGTGGAGAAACCATCTTCGATTTTGGCGACGTCTACGAAGGCCCGATCACGCGTGCCAGGCAGGGAGACGAATATGCCCGCGCCAATCCCGGTTGGAAGCTTCATACCAACTACAACCTTTTATATAGGCTGGCACAGCGCTATCAAAACCCTGATGCCCAGGGCGTTGCTCTCTGGATGCGGGAGCAACAACAGGTCAACTTTGAGAACTGGTGGTCGCTCCCCTGGTTCGATGCTAAGCTGAGGCCCTCCCCGATTCAATCCCTCACCCCCTGGCACTACTTCCCGGACCACGAGGTCGTGTTCTGGCGTTCTGATTGGACGTCAGGCGCAACCGCCTTCGCTTTCAAGTGCGGTCCGCCTGAAGGCCACCACACCGCCGAAATTCTGAAAAAGTTTCCCGACTGGCACCTCTCGGCCGGGCATTCTCATCCTGACGCAAACAGCTTCATCATCTGGGCCAACGGCGCTTATCTTACGGGTGACAGCGGATATTCAGGTGTCCCCAAGACCGAGCAGCACAATACTGTCCTCGTTGACAAGAAGGGCCAGGGACTTGAGGGAGAGGGCCACGACCCTTGGCGCGGCATGCCTTATGAGGAACTGAACAAAGTTCGTTTCCTCGACCTTCAACTGGCGCCGACTTTCGCGCACATTAGTGGGGAAGCCGCCGGAGCGTACGACGGCTCATTCGGTGTGCAGTCATTCAATCGCAACTTCCTGTTCATCGCACCCGGATCTTTCTACGTCTGGGATGCGATCAAAACCAGTGCGCCGCGTACCGTTACGTCGTTGATCCACTCCGACAGTACCGTTAAGAATTCAGGCAAGAACATGTTTGAGCTCCAGAACGGCACGGCGACGTTATTGCTTCAACTTCGCTATCCGCAAAACGCCAGTATCCAGACGGAACCCAACCTGGTGATGGCGCCGGGCCGTCCTGGATCCGTTGACAAAGGGGAACTGCAGAAACGTGGCGAACGCCTTGCTATCAGCACCACGCAACCCTCAACGGAGACTCAGTTCTTTGTTTCCTTCCAGGTGCCGGAGAGCGCGAAGGAAAGCACTGGCAAGTAA